The following DNA comes from Lathamus discolor isolate bLatDis1 chromosome 5, bLatDis1.hap1, whole genome shotgun sequence.
CAATTGAACCTGTCTTAAAATGGCAAGCTGCTAGGAGGTTGCTATTCTGGGAGGTGACTCTGATAGGTCTCAACAGATGCAGCTCCTGGAATGCAGCCGGAGTGGGGggagccaggcagcagctgacCCCTACTCTGGCATACAGACATTTCGGGGATCACAGCTCACGTCAGCGCGGGTTGACACTGACACTTATGGCACACATGGCCTTCTCCCCAGCCTGCTCTGCACATGGTcatcacccagcagcagcagcaaaaaaaaagtcctgGTGCTCATAGGCAGCAACCATTCCtttctaaaattaaattatcaTTTTGTTATGTGTTGtgtgcttaaagaaaaaaacgATGTGCTGAGCTTCTAGACTGACATATTACTGAAGTCTTTTTATTAAGTCATCTAAAATCATCCTGACATTTGTTTTATCATCAAGTAGCATTCCTTCACATTCTCATTTTTGTGAGTGCAAAGATAACGAAGAAAATTAGCATGtataaattgttttaaaaccaATGCGTATACTGGAATAAATGCTATACTTGAAACTATTTGAATACTGATCTCAGCAATTTTGTTGTAACTGTGTTATTGAAGATCAGTGTATATTTCCATATACATTTATTTGTTAGAAATAGCACCTTTGAAAACTACTGAGGGGCCACCTCAGATTGCATTTGACAAAAATGTGgcttttcatttcagcaagAGTTGGAACTTGCCTAGAGTTGATACATGTAATTCAAGTATCTGTTCTAACATAACTGTAGAAGAGTAATTCTTATCTTCACACATAAGGAACTTGTTTAACATAGGACGTCCTGCTAGAGTTTGCAtggcattttttaaatacaagttaGACATCTCCCTAGGCCTCCGCAAAATCCTAAAGTAAGActaataatttcaaattactgatactgaaaagcaaacaaagtgCTCTATAAGCAGAAAGTATTTGTGAATCTGACGTGGGAAACAGAATATCATCAGTCTACATAATAAAAACTCACAAAAAGCTGGAAGCGATGTGGAGCAGATCCTATATCTAAAATCAAGGGGACATCATACTgaaatttgctttctcttcctgtcttatcttgcttttcttttttctttttttttctttaagcatgTCTCAcacttttaatattttcaggtCAAATTCTGAACTCGGCTGTAAGTCAGTACTGGCCCTGGAGTAAGGCCGAACAAAGTCGGGGGTCCCTatctttcctgtgtttcagaCTAAAGAATTCAGCCCTGTTAAATGAATGAACCTGGCTGATTTAGACATATATTTACATCATTTTACCCTCTGGCAAGCTCATTTTTAGTATTTAACTCTTTGGATGTGGTGATAACAGGTGAATGTTAATTTATgaccttgtttttttttttaaaaataaattacttgtaGGTGCATCCTTCACAATGTGAGTATTGATTGTTAGGAAGAAGTAGCCACACTACAATCTAGGACAGTGTAATAGTTTTTAGTAAGAGATTAtcctgtgtgttttggtttatatGTATTGACAAAGGTTAGATTTGTTGCATAATCGGATAGCTATTAAATTTCACAACTGCAGTGGAGCCCTAAAcgttttaactttatttttagcaAGCTCTTGGCTGTAATATTTCATTGCAGTCATGGCCCCTAAGAAGAAGAATgtgaaaaagaacaaagcagatATCAATGAAATGACTATCATTGTGGAAGATGGCCCCCTCAGTAAACTAAATGGCTTGAATGGACTCTTAGATGGAGGAAATGgtttcagctgcatttcatcTGAAGTTTCTGACCCATTATATAGCCCAAATCTCTTGGAAGGTCTAAGCAGAATGAGACAAGAAAATTTTCTTTGTGACTTGACTATCAGtaccaaaacaaaatccttcAGCGTTCATAAGGTCGTGATGGCTTCAAGCAGTGACTACTTTCACAACATCTTAAAGAAAGATCCATCCACTCAAAGAGTGGACCTCAATGATGTATCCCCATTGGGTCTAGCTACTGTTATCACCTATGCTTACACAGGAAAGCTTACTCTCTCACTTTATACAATAGGTAGTATTATTTCCACAGCAATTTATCTGCAGATTCACACCCTTGTAAAGATGTGCTGTGATTTTCTAATTCAAGAAATCAGTGTTGAGAATTGTATGTACGTTGCCAATATTGCAGAAACATACGGACTAAAAGCAACCAAGGAAGCTGCGCACAAATTCATTAGAGACAACTTCATTGAATTTTCAGAAACGGATCAGTTCTTAAAGCTCACCTTTGATCAGATTAACGAACTTCTTGCAGATGATGACTTGCAGTTGCCTTCTGAAATTGTTGCATTCCAGATTGCAATAAAATGGCTGGAATTTGACCAAAAAAGAGTAAAGTATGCTGCCGATCTCTTAAGTAACATCCGTTTTGGTACCATCTCAGCCCAAGATCTTGTCAACTATGTTCAAACTGTGCCAAGAATGATGCAAGATGCAGACTGCCATAAGCTCCTAGTGGATGCCATGAACTATCATTTGCTTCCCTATCACCAGAATACACTTCAGTCCAGAAGAACAAGGATCCGTGGAGGTTTCAGAGTCTTAGTTACTGTTGGGGGGCGTCCTGCTCTAACAGAAAAGTCTCTTAGCAGAGACATCTTATACAGAGATCCTGAAAATGGATGGAAGAAGCTGAGTGAAATGCCAGCTAAAAGTTTTAATCAGTGTGTCACAGTGATGGACGGATTTCTTTATGTGGCTGGTGGGGAAGACCAGAATGATGCCAGGAACCAAGCCAAGCATGCAGTCAGCAATTTCTGCAGGTAACTggttatttctttaaaagggATGGAGAGATCTATTCCACACAATGCAGGTAGACAGATCGAGATGGGGTTGTTTGGGGGAGGTATGTATGCTATTCTATATTAAAGTTTGAATGGACAGAAATACTCAGCTGAAGTTATGCAAAAACTATGGTTGCACATGCACAGTGAGAAGTgaggaaaaccaagaaaacttACTCTGAGTGGAGGAAGTAAATAGGAACATAAATAGGAAGTTCTGGGATGTTCTAAGGTACCTAATCAGACAAGGTGGGACATTTTAAATGTCAAGTTCTTCTGATGCCTCacagaaaattctgaaaaaCAACTTTTAGGTGTTGTAATCCTGCCTTCCTATGCACTATCCACTATATTATGAACAGCTTTTATAATGCATTTTATATCCTCTATCCTTTTTATTTATCAAGAGATTAGAAACAATGTCATTGTCTCTTGAAGGCtatgtttcttttctaaagtGTACTCCAAATAATAGCACACATCTGAAATATTGCAGTTCCTATCTATAGTCATACAAAGGTAATGAATTAAGAACCTTCTCTAGATGAAATTTACCATGTCATCTACTTTATCAGAAAAATATGTCACATAAAGGAGATTATGCTGTTGCTTTCCCCATCCTCTGTGTTTAATCTGTCACAATCTCAGAAAGAGATGTGGCTTGGTGCACGCCTTGGTTATGGAGAGGAGGTGGGGGAATCCTCATGGTCCATGGCTGAGTGGGTTCTGCTCCCTGTTCTGCCATTAACCTCGAGCATGTCAAGACACATCAGTATGTCTGTGGATTCGctttcagagctgcagatgaCTATGCTGAATGACAGCTAACAATTAGAATTTACTTTCTCATAGTCTTTTTCTTGTGTGATTCTCTGGTCCTCTCAGTATGCAACAGGAGAAATATACTGGCCTACTAATGTACGTCACTCAGCTTTTTCAGGAGTTATAATTTGCTATTTCTTATTAAATAAGCTAATTGCTTATGTAAATGTCAAGGTCAGAGAATGTTATTTCAGGTAGGAATGGTGTTAGAAAGCAAAGATGTTCTTTCTACTTAAATCTTATTCCATATGAGTGGCAAGGAAAGAACACTTACCATTTAGAAAGTACTAAAAAGATTCAAGTATAAATCATAGgctcatagaatagtttagaTTGAAAGAGACCCTCAAAGGTCGTCTAGTCCTACCCTGCCACAGtaagcagagacatcttcaactagatcaggttgccctaATATCTAACTTTTTTTTATAACTCTTTGACTTAAATTTGTCATTTTTGCTGCAAGTTTcaactgcaaaaaaaaccctctaaaaTCTCTGTTGTATGTTGAAAGTATCTCTTCCCAGTATTCTGATGAGGTTATTGTACAAAATCAAATTACAGAAGAGTCAGATTTACTTAACTGAAATAATAACAGGTTTGAATTATAcagattttttcccccaattaaaaaaaattaatgtatttggAAATTTAACTAGGAATACCTGTTTCATTCCACTGGCTTCTAATAGGTTGAATAACTAAATACTATTTTAGCAACTTTGCATTTGCAGCAGTACTGGGGCCGAGATGGggctggagaatttagcagaGCATGTGTAAGAGAcagttatcttctttttttaatgctttcagaTATGACCCTCGTTTCAACACCTGGATTCACCTGGCAAACATGAATCAGCGACGCACCCACTTTAGCCTGAATGTGTTCAATGGCCTCCTTTATGCAGTAGGTGGCCGCAACTCTGAGGGGTGCCTCTTCTCGATTGAGTGCTACGTGCCTGCAACTAACCAGTGGCAGATGAAGGCACCCCTGGAGGTGCCCAGGTGCTGCCATGCCAGTGCAGTGGTGGATGGTCGGATCCTGGTCACAGGAGGTTACATTAATAATGCTTACTCTCGCTCGGTGTGCATGTATGACCCCAGCAAAGATAGCTGGCAGGATAAGTCCAGCCTCAGCACCCCAAGGGGGTGGCACTGCGCAGTGTCCCTTCTGGAGAGGGTCTATGTCATGGGAGGGTCTCAGCTGGGGGGCCGAGCTGAAAGGGTCGATGTACTCCCTGTGGAGTGTTACAGTCCTTACACAGGGCAGTGGAGTTATGTGGCGCCACTTCAAACTGGAGTTAGTACGGCTGGCGCCTCCATCCTTAACGGGAAAATTTACTTAGTGGGTGGCTGGAATGAAATTGAGAAAAAATATAAGAAGTGCATTCAGTGCTATAACCCAGATCTCAATGAATGGACAGAGGAAGATGAGCTGCCCGAGGCCACTGTGGGTGTATCCTGTTGTACCATATCCATGCCCAGCACCAAGACCAGGGAGTCCAGGGCCAGCTCAGTCTCTTCTGTCCCAGTCAGTATTTAAATACGGGTCTAACCAGCAATATGTAACAATGTTTACCAGCACAGCAGTATAATTAACCCTTTAAGTAGCTTTTTTATGCTTACATGGAAAAGAATAATTGGCTTTGCAAAAGTTTTAACAGTGCAAATTGACAAGTCTTCGTGATCATGCAGGTGGTATGAAACAGCATATTAGGGTTAAGATTAATTTCTTATCAGGAAGAGAGAGTTAACCTATAAGCCCATAAGTGCagattttcattctcttcctgACTTTACCACTGACTTACTGTACTATCTGTGGCAaatcatttaatttctttgtgccTTGGTTTCCTCACTTGTAAAATAGAGATAAACTTGCTTCAGAGAATTGCTGCGAGGCTTTTTTAATACTGAGTTTTCAGTGCTTTCAGAACCCCAAATGGAAGTCAAATATTACTAGTAATAAATCTCAACATACATCAGAAATGTGCCATGTCTTCATGAAATTGATCAGGTTTGTTCTTTTCCAGACATCTTCTATTTTgacaaatggaaggaaaaaaaatagcatatggCATGTGCCTACTTTCCTCCCTGGCCAGTGGTATTCACAAGAAATTtctcaaaacattttctctttcgAAAGTTAGATCCCATGAGATTCTGCCACGAAAGCATTTAATTCTCATATCTAATACTGTGTCATGACTTTCAAGATCTGAATCTAACAAAATCCACCTTAGCTCATGAAAGCGCTATGGGCCAGCCCCAACAGCTGCCTTAGGTGCCAGACTGCTCTCTTGACCTCCATGTGTACATCAAGGAACAGATCACCTTCTCCTCATGCCAGGCAGACTTTCCTGTCATTACAGGTGGAAGGCATGTCAGTATGTGTTCAGTATGTCTTCTCCCGTTCCTACTCTTCTCATCTATGTAGGAATGTACCTGtggcttttcttctcctctgggGAGGTCCTCACCAATGCAAGGAGCTAGGAGCTGCCACAGCAGAGGCAAAACCTGGAAGCTGAGTTCATACCAGTAGGCACCAAGGGTTAATGGTGTCTGGGCTTAGAGCAGATGCACAAATAGCCAGTGTTATTCTGGCAAATAACAGTAGAATGAAGAACAAAGATGGAATAAAGACTGCAGGGTTTGCCTTTAAGAATAGGATATGTGTGGGAAACAGAAAATCATGTGAAAACTGGATTAAGTTAAATAGACTTTCCTTAACAGGAGCAAAGAGATACCTTAACACCTTTCTTACCAGGTGTAGGCACTACATCACCCAAAGTAACCTCCTCCTAAGCATACCAGTATGTATCTCCTTTTGAAGCCTTCAGGTTTTATTCACATTTATCCAAAGGCTAGACTAATTCTATGCCTGTTAAAGTCTGTGAAGTTCTCCCAGGGAGTACAGAGAAGTCTTTGCTCAACTTAGATTACTTTCCAAGAACTTTTCTTCCTACATTCAGCATGTAGTGGGGGAATTAAGCATGAAACCTAATCCTATTCCCTTAGCCAAAGAGATACGCAACTTGTAATGTCCCTTGAGAATCTGATACCGAAGGACTGCTCTCAGCACAAAATGCCTACATCCTTCTgtttgggaaggaaagaagcaatACAAGGAACTATAATGATTTAATATAAGTAAAAGGGTAGAAGTTCACTGTCCTTAATTTATTCATAGAGGCTTCACATGCAGTTTCATCATATTATCATTGATTCCTCCAGGCCCTGGTGTCAATGAGAAGGCATGCTTTTAGCAATATTTATAAGGCAGCCAAATTTTTATCTCATTTGCAAGAGGGGAATGCTATAAAATTGTCTGTAAACACAGATGTTGTTGAGGCAAGCATCTTCAGGACTCATGGTCTGCTCTTTGTAGCTTTGTCACAGCTACATATTGAGCATCAGCATGAGCGTGACACAGCATTAGAGATGAAGTAATTCACTCTGTCAGTTGAGATTAAACTCCATGGTACACGATCCTGTTTTCCAGTTTTAACTTAGTGTTCATATCTGCATCCTGACTAC
Coding sequences within:
- the KLHL31 gene encoding kelch-like protein 31, with protein sequence MAPKKKNVKKNKADINEMTIIVEDGPLSKLNGLNGLLDGGNGFSCISSEVSDPLYSPNLLEGLSRMRQENFLCDLTISTKTKSFSVHKVVMASSSDYFHNILKKDPSTQRVDLNDVSPLGLATVITYAYTGKLTLSLYTIGSIISTAIYLQIHTLVKMCCDFLIQEISVENCMYVANIAETYGLKATKEAAHKFIRDNFIEFSETDQFLKLTFDQINELLADDDLQLPSEIVAFQIAIKWLEFDQKRVKYAADLLSNIRFGTISAQDLVNYVQTVPRMMQDADCHKLLVDAMNYHLLPYHQNTLQSRRTRIRGGFRVLVTVGGRPALTEKSLSRDILYRDPENGWKKLSEMPAKSFNQCVTVMDGFLYVAGGEDQNDARNQAKHAVSNFCRYDPRFNTWIHLANMNQRRTHFSLNVFNGLLYAVGGRNSEGCLFSIECYVPATNQWQMKAPLEVPRCCHASAVVDGRILVTGGYINNAYSRSVCMYDPSKDSWQDKSSLSTPRGWHCAVSLLERVYVMGGSQLGGRAERVDVLPVECYSPYTGQWSYVAPLQTGVSTAGASILNGKIYLVGGWNEIEKKYKKCIQCYNPDLNEWTEEDELPEATVGVSCCTISMPSTKTRESRASSVSSVPVSI